One genomic segment of Cardinium endosymbiont of Philonthus spinipes includes these proteins:
- a CDS encoding ABC transporter permease, translating into MTSLFVYLLRRLLYALSVIVGATFFVFVIFNMLVEDPTYILLGKYATPEAVSLLAHELGLDQSWYIQYWEVLKSAFTFNFGYSWTTKQQIVKILQEGGLVSLTVTVPAFLIGNGLVITVALWMTQYRGTIWDRLLVVFCIIMTSISILVYILVGQLFFACKLRMFPIMGYAKGFVACVPYIMLPTIILVLLHFCYHYRFYRTIMLEEIYQDYVRTARAKGLQEKVVLFKHVFKNVMVPIITTFVKDLPSLLFGSVVIENFFGIPGLGNVVIDAITCCDFPTIKAVTIIAAVLSVLCNIVGDLLYTLVDPRIKL; encoded by the coding sequence ATGACATCTCTTTTTGTATATCTCTTAAGAAGGTTGCTCTATGCGCTTTCGGTTATTGTAGGGGCTACTTTTTTCGTGTTTGTTATTTTTAATATGCTCGTTGAAGACCCTACTTATATTTTACTGGGTAAATATGCTACACCAGAAGCAGTCTCGCTTCTTGCTCATGAACTGGGTTTAGATCAGTCTTGGTATATACAATACTGGGAGGTCTTGAAATCTGCTTTTACCTTTAATTTTGGCTACTCCTGGACGACCAAACAACAGATTGTAAAAATACTTCAAGAAGGAGGCTTGGTCTCCTTAACCGTTACAGTACCTGCTTTTCTAATAGGCAATGGCTTGGTGATTACTGTTGCGCTTTGGATGACCCAATATCGAGGAACCATTTGGGATCGCCTTTTGGTCGTTTTTTGCATTATCATGACCAGTATTTCGATATTGGTATATATTCTAGTTGGCCAGTTGTTTTTTGCTTGCAAGCTAAGAATGTTTCCAATAATGGGGTATGCAAAAGGCTTTGTAGCCTGCGTGCCTTACATCATGTTGCCCACTATTATTTTAGTATTGCTTCATTTTTGTTACCACTACCGGTTTTATAGAACCATTATGTTGGAAGAAATTTATCAAGATTATGTGCGTACTGCACGGGCAAAAGGACTTCAAGAAAAAGTTGTGCTATTTAAACATGTCTTTAAAAATGTAATGGTGCCCATTATTACAACCTTTGTAAAAGATTTGCCATCTTTGCTATTTGGTTCTGTCGTAATAGAGAATTTTTTTGGCATACCAGGGCTAGGTAATGTGGTAATAGATGCGATCACTTGCTGTGACTTTCCAACGATTAAAGCCGTTACTATAATAGCTGCAGTGCTCAGTGTCTTGTGTAATATAGTGGGTGATCTGTTGTATACTTTGGTTGATCCACGTATAAAGTTATAG
- a CDS encoding ABC transporter permease, with protein MHKRNVWHPFGFSKKALLGNKLNLFCFLTLLGYALVALLTKIGWLAANWHVEVGATYEPPNSIHYFGTDVLGRSVLSKILHGAEVAMRVGFVVALWTVVIGALLGIVAGYFGGVVDACIVWLYTVVTAIPTMILLMVVAFVLGKGMQTICIALVITEWTETCRLVRGEVMRHKGREYMQAASAIGAGSGRKIFVHLLPNMLPLIIYQFSLVFQTAIKYEVILSYLGIGIQNKPSWGIMISDAKAGLLRGIWWELFFATMAMFVLVLVFNILADALRDLLDPKLKGR; from the coding sequence ATGCATAAACGTAATGTGTGGCATCCCTTTGGTTTTAGTAAAAAAGCTTTGTTGGGTAACAAACTCAACCTTTTTTGTTTCCTAACCTTATTGGGTTATGCATTAGTAGCGCTATTGACCAAAATAGGATGGCTGGCAGCTAATTGGCATGTAGAGGTAGGTGCTACTTATGAACCACCTAATAGCATCCATTATTTTGGTACAGATGTATTGGGCAGAAGTGTCCTGTCTAAGATTTTGCATGGTGCTGAGGTAGCCATGCGTGTAGGCTTTGTCGTAGCCTTATGGACGGTTGTGATTGGAGCGCTTTTGGGTATAGTAGCCGGTTATTTTGGTGGAGTAGTAGATGCATGTATTGTTTGGCTGTATACTGTTGTAACTGCTATTCCCACCATGATTTTATTGATGGTAGTTGCCTTTGTGCTGGGAAAGGGTATGCAGACGATTTGTATCGCGCTTGTTATAACGGAATGGACAGAAACCTGTCGTTTGGTGCGTGGTGAAGTAATGCGTCATAAGGGTAGAGAGTATATGCAAGCGGCTTCAGCTATTGGTGCTGGCAGTGGCCGTAAAATTTTTGTACACCTATTACCCAATATGCTTCCCTTGATTATTTATCAGTTTTCTTTGGTCTTCCAAACCGCTATAAAGTATGAGGTGATTCTTTCTTATTTGGGTATTGGCATTCAGAATAAGCCTAGTTGGGGCATTATGATTAGTGATGCCAAAGCAGGATTATTGAGAGGTATTTGGTGGGAGCTTTTTTTTGCCACAATGGCCATGTTTGTACTGGTTCTTGTTTTTAATATTTTGGCAGATGCACTACGAGATCTATTAGATCCAAAGTTAAAAGGTCGATAA
- a CDS encoding ABC transporter ATP-binding protein, translated as MKEKILEVKNLITQYYTGKKMTTVVNNVSFDLFSGRSLAIVGESGSGKSAMALSLMRLIEPPVGTITAQGIFLEGKDILQLSLKEIQEIRGNRISMIFQEPMTALNPVFTIGEQIMETIQLHQQVPLKVAKAACIALLNLVGIPAPHQRMLEYPHHLSGGMRQRVMIALALACGPSVLIADEPTTALDVTTQAQIIDLIQRLQVENNMGIILITHDLGIVAEVCDEVAVMYGGSIVEKSPVKAVFNAPLHPYTQALLDAIPPLSGGVRRLRTIEGVVPPLSDLPIGCSFQDRCPNVQGRCKTSKPSLQEVNAGHAVACFYPLQDGIK; from the coding sequence ATGAAAGAAAAAATTCTTGAAGTTAAAAACTTAATAACGCAGTATTATACGGGCAAGAAGATGACCACAGTGGTCAATAATGTTTCGTTTGATCTCTTTTCTGGCCGTTCACTTGCTATTGTTGGAGAATCTGGCTCTGGTAAATCAGCCATGGCTCTTTCGCTGATGCGGCTTATTGAACCGCCGGTTGGTACCATTACTGCACAGGGTATTTTTCTAGAAGGGAAGGATATTTTACAACTTTCGCTAAAAGAAATTCAAGAGATACGGGGCAATCGCATCTCTATGATCTTTCAAGAACCTATGACGGCACTCAACCCGGTTTTTACAATTGGTGAACAAATTATGGAAACCATTCAGTTGCATCAACAGGTTCCTCTAAAGGTGGCAAAAGCAGCTTGCATCGCCTTGTTAAACCTAGTTGGCATACCGGCTCCCCATCAGCGGATGCTTGAATATCCCCATCACCTTTCAGGTGGCATGCGGCAGCGGGTAATGATTGCCCTTGCATTGGCTTGTGGCCCATCTGTATTGATTGCAGATGAACCTACTACTGCTTTAGATGTAACCACTCAGGCGCAAATTATCGATCTGATACAAAGACTCCAAGTAGAAAACAATATGGGCATTATATTGATTACACATGACCTTGGCATAGTAGCTGAAGTATGTGATGAGGTGGCGGTTATGTATGGTGGTAGCATTGTAGAAAAGAGCCCAGTAAAAGCTGTTTTTAATGCACCGCTCCATCCCTATACCCAAGCGTTACTGGATGCGATTCCCCCTTTATCTGGTGGTGTTCGTAGATTACGTACTATTGAAGGAGTGGTGCCTCCCTTATCAGATCTGCCCATTGGCTGTTCTTTTCAAGACCGTTGCCCCAACGTACAAGGTCGATGTAAAACCAGTAAACCCTCCCTTCAAGAAGTTAATGCTGGCCATGCTGTTGCCTGTTTTTATCCATTGCAAGATGGTATTAAGTAG
- a CDS encoding oligopeptide/dipeptide ABC transporter ATP-binding protein, with translation MQADKEVLLEVDHLCTTFAVKHHLLGHTVGQVSAVNDVSFTLYKGETLGLVGESGCGKTTLGRTILRLVEPTAGRIIFDGVDITHCSAKQMRSIRRKMQIIFQDPYAALNPRMAIRQVLEEPIKIHHLADSKAASIQRIYQLLDYVQLPRATLYKYPHELSGGQRQRICIARALAVEPTFIVCDEAIAALDVSVQAQVINLLMDLQQELGLTYLFISHDLRVVEFIANHVAVMYLGKIVEAASAAEIYKNPKHPYTRALFSAIPTLCPSKHKERIILQGDVPSPMELPSGCYFHPRCWKATEKCRQIHPKLTKIEEANHQVACHFPETN, from the coding sequence ATGCAAGCTGATAAGGAAGTTTTATTAGAAGTCGACCATCTTTGCACGACTTTTGCTGTAAAGCATCATCTCTTGGGCCATACGGTTGGTCAGGTATCTGCTGTGAATGATGTAAGTTTTACTCTATATAAAGGAGAAACATTAGGTTTAGTAGGAGAATCTGGTTGTGGCAAAACCACATTGGGAAGAACCATTTTACGCTTGGTGGAACCTACTGCTGGTCGTATTATTTTTGATGGAGTAGATATTACCCATTGCAGCGCTAAGCAGATGCGCAGCATACGGAGAAAAATGCAAATTATCTTTCAAGACCCCTATGCTGCTTTAAATCCTAGAATGGCTATTAGGCAGGTTCTAGAGGAGCCCATAAAGATTCATCATTTGGCTGATAGCAAAGCAGCTTCTATCCAGCGCATTTATCAGCTACTCGATTATGTACAACTGCCTAGAGCTACTTTGTACAAATATCCCCATGAGCTTTCTGGAGGGCAACGGCAACGTATTTGCATAGCAAGAGCGTTAGCCGTTGAACCCACTTTTATTGTTTGTGATGAAGCGATTGCTGCATTAGATGTTTCTGTACAAGCTCAAGTGATCAATCTTTTAATGGATTTGCAACAAGAACTTGGGTTGACCTATCTTTTTATTTCACATGACTTAAGAGTAGTAGAATTTATAGCCAATCATGTTGCGGTGATGTATTTAGGCAAAATTGTAGAAGCTGCTTCAGCAGCAGAAATCTATAAAAACCCTAAACATCCCTACACCAGGGCGCTTTTTTCTGCCATACCGACGCTTTGTCCATCTAAACATAAAGAGCGGATTATCCTACAAGGAGATGTGCCGAGTCCAATGGAGTTGCCTAGTGGCTGTTACTTTCATCCACGTTGCTGGAAAGCGACAGAAAAATGTAGGCAGATCCATCCAAAATTGACTAAAATAGAAGAGGCAAACCATCAGGTGGCTTGTCACTTTCCAGAAACAAATTAG
- the aspS gene encoding aspartate--tRNA(Asn) ligase: MYPLSEIKNLSVVHSQEVVRVRGRVFSKKDCGRVLFLIVRDGIDTLQAVLVKNTEGTPTHLSIEDYNLLRKIENESFIELTGQIYAAENPVLACSQQSIELAIMGYTVLSRSVLDLPITLKEAAITEEKKGKGASFDAVQYVKRLDNRVLDLRTDLAQAIFRINDGMLFYIQQYLRSRGFVEIKTPKLIGGASEGGADVFKVDYFGKPACLAQSPQLYKQMAIIGDFKRVFEVGPVFRAENSDTNRHLTEFIGVDLEMVIDQDYMEVVHLVYQLLVDLFQALNEKYKREISIVQSFFDVPALTFASELVVVPFPEAVVLLQAHGKARGALEDLSTEEERQLGAIVKEKYHTDLYVITRYPSPVRPFYTMVDPNDGRYTHAYDFMLRGAEILSGAQRIHDYTKLSQRVAELGIAPASIAHYLNAFKYGAPPHAGVGMGLERMLKYFLGLPDVRYSNLFPRDPKRLHP, encoded by the coding sequence ATGTATCCACTTTCAGAGATAAAAAATCTTTCTGTTGTCCATAGTCAGGAAGTTGTTAGGGTTAGGGGAAGGGTCTTTTCTAAGAAAGATTGTGGTCGGGTGTTATTCTTGATTGTACGTGATGGTATCGATACCTTACAGGCGGTGCTCGTAAAAAATACAGAAGGAACTCCTACGCATCTATCTATAGAGGACTATAATCTGTTGCGTAAGATTGAAAATGAATCTTTTATTGAACTCACTGGTCAGATTTATGCTGCTGAAAACCCCGTATTGGCCTGTTCGCAACAGTCGATTGAGTTGGCTATAATGGGCTATACAGTACTTAGTAGGTCTGTTTTAGACTTGCCGATTACCTTAAAAGAAGCAGCCATTACAGAAGAGAAAAAAGGCAAGGGGGCATCATTTGATGCGGTACAGTATGTGAAACGGCTGGACAATCGCGTATTGGATTTGCGTACCGATTTGGCGCAGGCTATTTTTCGCATCAATGATGGTATGCTTTTCTATATACAGCAATATTTGCGTAGCCGTGGGTTTGTCGAAATCAAAACGCCTAAGTTAATAGGAGGTGCTTCTGAGGGTGGTGCAGATGTATTTAAGGTAGATTATTTTGGCAAGCCTGCTTGCTTGGCACAAAGTCCTCAGCTGTATAAACAAATGGCGATTATAGGGGATTTTAAACGGGTATTTGAGGTCGGGCCTGTTTTTCGTGCAGAAAACTCTGATACCAATAGACACCTTACGGAGTTTATAGGTGTTGATCTTGAAATGGTTATAGATCAGGATTATATGGAAGTAGTCCATTTGGTATATCAGCTATTGGTTGATCTGTTTCAGGCATTAAACGAAAAATATAAGCGCGAAATTTCCATTGTACAATCTTTTTTTGATGTGCCTGCATTAACCTTTGCATCAGAGTTGGTTGTGGTGCCCTTTCCCGAGGCGGTTGTCTTATTGCAGGCCCACGGCAAAGCGCGGGGGGCATTAGAAGATTTGTCTACGGAAGAGGAAAGGCAACTGGGTGCTATTGTAAAAGAAAAATATCATACAGACTTATATGTAATTACCCGTTACCCATCTCCTGTGCGTCCTTTTTATACGATGGTTGACCCAAATGATGGTCGTTATACCCATGCCTATGATTTTATGTTACGGGGTGCAGAAATTCTTTCTGGTGCACAGCGCATACATGACTACACCAAGTTATCTCAGCGGGTTGCTGAGCTGGGTATAGCACCCGCTAGCATAGCCCATTATTTGAATGCTTTTAAATATGGAGCTCCTCCCCATGCAGGAGTTGGCATGGGACTGGAACGTATGTTAAAGTATTTTTTGGGGCTACCAGATGTACGGTATAGCAACCTCTTTCCCCGTGATCCTAAGCGGCTGCATCCATAG